A section of the Humulus lupulus chromosome 2, drHumLupu1.1, whole genome shotgun sequence genome encodes:
- the LOC133815339 gene encoding uncharacterized protein LOC133815339 — MTTVHATTATQKTVDGPSMKDWRGGRGAGKNIIPSSTGAAKAVGKVLLELNGKLTGMAFRVPTPNVSVVDLTCQLEKSVSIIGSRSRVESLHENGF, encoded by the exons ATGACAACTGTTCATGCAACTACAG CAACACAGAAGACTGTTGATGGCCCATCAATGAAGGATTGGAGAGGAGGCCGTGGAGCTGGAAAAAATATCATTCCTAGTTCTACTGGTGCTGCAAAG GCTGTTGGAAAGGTTCTCCTAGAACTGAATGGAAAACTTACTGGAATGGCCTTCCGTGTTCCAACTCCTAATGTCTCGGTGGTGGACCTAACTTGTCAACTTGAGAAGAGTGTTTCTATAATAGGATCTAGATCacgtgttgaaa GCTTGCATGAAAATGGGTTCTAA